AGGTTACGACCTACAATAGAGGGTTTGCGTCGACTTTGCGGCCGCAGCGTTCCCGATACGAATTGATTCCTCGCGAACAGATCCAACCAAAGCCAGCCATGATCCGACTTGCCTCTGCGTTCCTTCTTGCCCTTACCTTCTGTGCACCATGTCTCGCCCAGGAGAAGTTTCCAGCGGCCGACCTTCTTCCCAAGAAGGAAATCGGCGCCACCAAATTTCTAGAGCAGCATCCAGAATTTGACGGTCGCGGTGTCGTTGTCGCCGTGTTCGATACCGGCTGCGATCCAGCTGCCCCTGGTCTTCAGGTTACATCGGATGGCAAACCGAAGATCATCGATATGATTGACGGTTCTGGCAGCGGCGACGTTCGTACTTCAACTGTTCGTAAGGCTGAAGAGGGCAAGCTGGAAGGGCTTACTGGACGAACCTTGACGATACCGAAGAAATGGAAGAACCCCAGTGGCGAGTATCACTTAGGAATGAAACCCGCCTACGAGCTTTTTCCTGGCGGAGCGATTCCGCGAGTGAAGTCGGAACGGCGTAAACCTTGGGACGAAGCAGTCCGCAGCAAGATCGAGGAATTCACCCGCGAAATTGCCAAGTTCGAGAAAGAGCATCCCAAGCCGAACGACGAGCAGAAGAAAGAAAAGAAAGAGCTCGATATTCGCCTGAAGGAATTGACCAAGCTGCAAGGTAGTTGGGACGACGCTGGTCCGATCTACGACTGCGTTGTGTTCAACGACGGCAAAGCTTGGCAGGCCGTGGTCGATACCGATGAAGATGGCGACCTGGCCGACGAAAAAGTGATGACGAACTACCGTGTGAAGCGACAATACGCCACCTTCGGCGAAGTCGATCTCGTGACCTTTGCGGTCAACATTTATGAAGAAGGCAATCTGCTGAGCATCGTGGTTGATGCTGGAACTCACGGAACGCATGTCGCCGGGATCATTGGCGCGAACTATCCTGACCGACCAGAATTGAATGGTGTGGCTCCCGGGGCTCAGATTGTGTCGGTCAAAATTGGCGACACGCGACTTGGTTCCAACTCGACTGGAACGGGCGAAGAACGTGGTCTGATTGCCGTTCTCGAGAATAAATGCGACCTGATCAACATGAGCTACGGTGGTGCTTCCCCTGAATGGAACACGGGTAGAACGGCTCGCCTTTACTCGGAAATCGTAAACCGCTATGGCGTGATCTTTGTATCCAGTGCCGGGAATAATGGTCCTGCATTGAGTACCGTGGGAAGTCCTGGTGGGACGACCTCGACGATTTTAGGTGTGGGCGCCTATATTCCACCAGCATTGGCCAGCACCGGCTACTCGGTGCGCGAGGAGCTCGCCGAACGCCCCTATACCTGGTCGAGTCGTGGTCCGACAATGGATGGCGACTTGGGCGTTGATATCAGTGCTCCAGGCGGGGCAGTTGCTCCCGTTTCACGCTGGTCTCTCTCTCCAGGCAAGCTGATGAACGGTACCTCGATGTCATCCCCGAATGCTTGTGGTGGTATCGCATTGGTCTTGAGTGGTCTTAAACAGGAGAAGATTCCCTATACGCCAGAAGCGGTGAAGCTGGCCGTTAAGAACTCGGCTCGCCCGCTAGAAAACGGGTCGGTGTTCGCTAACGGCGCCGGCCTGATTCAAGTGGGGGCTGCTTTTGATTGGCTGAAGGAATACGAAGAAAAAGTCGAACCGGAAGTTCGCTATGTCGTTACCGTTCCCAGCCTTCGAACCAAACGTGGTGTTTACTTCCGCGAACGAGATGATGCCACACGCGTCCATGAAGTAACGATCGATGTCGATCCGGTCTTCAACCAAGACGCAAAGTATGATCCTCGTGCCAATTATCAAGCGGAGTTTAATCTCAAGTGCGATGCGGACTGGGTGACGATTCCCTCAAGCTTCTTCGTCTATCATGGTGGGCGTAACTTCAAAATCGAGGTCGACCCACGTAAGCTCGATCCAGGCGTTCATTTCACGCAGGTCGAAGGCTACTACGCCAATCACCCTGAAATGGGACCACGATTCCGTGTCCCA
The genomic region above belongs to Blastopirellula marina and contains:
- a CDS encoding S8 family serine peptidase; translated protein: MIRLASAFLLALTFCAPCLAQEKFPAADLLPKKEIGATKFLEQHPEFDGRGVVVAVFDTGCDPAAPGLQVTSDGKPKIIDMIDGSGSGDVRTSTVRKAEEGKLEGLTGRTLTIPKKWKNPSGEYHLGMKPAYELFPGGAIPRVKSERRKPWDEAVRSKIEEFTREIAKFEKEHPKPNDEQKKEKKELDIRLKELTKLQGSWDDAGPIYDCVVFNDGKAWQAVVDTDEDGDLADEKVMTNYRVKRQYATFGEVDLVTFAVNIYEEGNLLSIVVDAGTHGTHVAGIIGANYPDRPELNGVAPGAQIVSVKIGDTRLGSNSTGTGEERGLIAVLENKCDLINMSYGGASPEWNTGRTARLYSEIVNRYGVIFVSSAGNNGPALSTVGSPGGTTSTILGVGAYIPPALASTGYSVREELAERPYTWSSRGPTMDGDLGVDISAPGGAVAPVSRWSLSPGKLMNGTSMSSPNACGGIALVLSGLKQEKIPYTPEAVKLAVKNSARPLENGSVFANGAGLIQVGAAFDWLKEYEEKVEPEVRYVVTVPSLRTKRGVYFRERDDATRVHEVTIDVDPVFNQDAKYDPRANYQAEFNLKCDADWVTIPSSFFVYHGGRNFKIEVDPRKLDPGVHFTQVEGYYANHPEMGPRFRVPITVIVPESDHASQEFHKTLRLAPGEIDRSFVEVPIGATWVNVRLRATGIEDTKLFIFHAIQRLEDQAYSKLEQQNFLPLEPGELREISFPVEEGKTIEMTLAQYWSTLGETEVEMDATFYGILPSPGALAWDGNNPIHRVDVQTVLGPIQIRPSAKFEKLRKTLRPAKSEIVPLDPQRDELLEKQMIYGLTLTYELTLSEDAKVAPEPVTYANGFDSYSGGVYTIYDKNKRVVNMGAGGRDTSLEKGKYTLTFFFRHEDRDELLKIEDMPVWLDFDISRPGIRTYDNYENAFNRRGGFGSEWLRPGELVPVYLTTDPKSMPKMASPGDLLLGEIQFGDPDAKLSGASRRPKGFALEYIVPVPASDKPEPSGDKPKGDKPTLEDKLFETKLAFLKTLKGKDQQEEFNKLFDELNEAKPDNVEVLQVKLNKLDENDRKDHLPEVVKAADTVLKAIPKGKVRMYFAQRRDPETDEEKEKMKEMTELKEALIDTLYRKARAIAYMDLPEDDPEHPENKDIRKAPKDEEKRTKLFEKAFDQLSSWVDTTEKKYALLHLRRLRRHGQEGEALQLINKMIAEDPTNLLLYKKRSDIYGELGWKFAEENEEQWRLLRKRDEFLPN